From one Streptomyces sp. ICC1 genomic stretch:
- a CDS encoding integrase gives MTRSDALTAGAGHSPFTGLDILQTAGYRTRPGARRPHFDQDIWDLTCVADAPASWPRSEQILNFTQVTNPTWRSVARTYLMARLVPTHPSVAVLPQAYRSPLALQTLRHELVRLTAWFNHLTEAGLTGLQQIHQRHCDAYLPVVSVGRTDPCQPVTPGTIAGFVLTAQALAAYAPLLPDAYPTGFRPWGDRTAAQVAGYQRPDTNQTPAVPDDILRPLLAGASYLVDTISPHLVKEATRARQTIARRGSIRSSLRVEHHPLVIAEIERCIAAGIPAPRAAPSGISRRLNSGWDVSDPLLTLAHMSFTKDFLSLSSTKRDLDRLRPQLEAWVAACGTENSWCRDTAAVPRADDEEPVPWALPMNHFTLDSMVFAVTSAAYYLTSALSGMRTSELAELTHGCRRSEDRAYGSRRWLDSRRVKGEKFGGVPDSWVVIEDVHRAVGAAEGLGGTDLGDLIFPVANNSANRYTALRDWINGPLGQHLGLTPIPDGPVHPRALRRTLALSIAQRPHGLLATKWHLKHVSVATTEGYTARPGGHQAAFLAEVRAEEEVEHTRLTLAAYHDYQQGTLPSGRGARDLIAAFQSVDHSLAGHEPGPATVADDRRVEKLLKTKAKTLHIGVANYCWFTDPAKALCLTMAGTPNASEPLLGMCDSARCPQATHHPQHRQAWADHAENTRAVFLGNPRLSAPERQRAQQTYERSMRIVESIDSAVAGEETPSAE, from the coding sequence GTGACCAGATCCGACGCTCTGACCGCCGGCGCCGGTCACAGTCCCTTCACCGGCTTGGACATCCTCCAGACTGCTGGATACCGCACTCGGCCCGGCGCTCGCCGCCCCCACTTCGACCAGGACATCTGGGACCTGACCTGCGTCGCCGACGCCCCGGCGTCCTGGCCGCGCAGCGAGCAGATCCTGAACTTCACCCAGGTCACCAACCCGACCTGGCGATCGGTCGCACGCACCTACTTGATGGCCCGCCTCGTGCCCACCCACCCGTCCGTCGCCGTCCTCCCGCAGGCATACCGCTCCCCTCTCGCCCTGCAGACGCTCCGACACGAACTCGTCCGCCTCACAGCCTGGTTCAACCACCTCACCGAGGCGGGACTCACCGGCCTCCAACAGATCCACCAGCGGCACTGTGACGCATACCTGCCCGTCGTCTCCGTCGGCCGCACCGACCCCTGCCAGCCGGTCACCCCCGGCACCATCGCAGGTTTCGTTCTCACTGCTCAGGCCCTGGCCGCGTACGCACCGCTGCTGCCCGACGCCTACCCGACGGGCTTCCGCCCATGGGGCGACCGCACCGCCGCCCAGGTGGCCGGATACCAGCGTCCCGACACCAACCAGACCCCCGCCGTCCCAGACGACATCCTGCGGCCCCTCCTCGCCGGCGCCTCCTACCTCGTCGACACGATCAGCCCCCATCTCGTCAAGGAAGCCACCCGCGCCCGGCAGACCATCGCCCGCCGGGGCAGCATCCGGTCGTCCCTCCGCGTCGAACACCACCCGCTCGTCATCGCCGAAATCGAGCGGTGTATCGCAGCCGGAATCCCGGCCCCCCGTGCTGCCCCCTCTGGCATCTCCCGCAGACTTAACTCGGGTTGGGACGTCAGCGATCCCCTCCTCACGCTCGCCCACATGTCCTTCACCAAGGACTTCCTTTCGCTTTCCTCTACCAAACGGGATCTGGACCGGCTCCGGCCCCAGTTGGAGGCATGGGTCGCTGCCTGTGGCACCGAGAACTCGTGGTGCCGTGACACAGCGGCGGTGCCCCGCGCCGATGACGAAGAGCCCGTCCCCTGGGCCCTCCCTATGAATCACTTCACCCTGGACAGCATGGTGTTCGCCGTCACTTCCGCTGCCTACTACCTCACCTCGGCGCTGTCTGGCATGCGGACCTCAGAGCTGGCCGAACTCACGCATGGCTGCCGCCGCAGTGAAGACCGCGCCTACGGCTCCCGCCGCTGGCTGGACTCCCGCCGCGTCAAGGGTGAGAAGTTCGGCGGAGTGCCCGACTCATGGGTGGTCATCGAAGATGTACACCGCGCTGTCGGAGCCGCCGAAGGCCTCGGCGGCACGGACCTCGGGGACCTGATCTTCCCCGTCGCCAACAACTCCGCCAACAGGTACACCGCGCTCCGGGACTGGATCAACGGTCCCCTCGGACAGCATCTCGGCCTCACCCCGATCCCCGATGGTCCGGTCCACCCGCGGGCCCTACGTCGCACCCTCGCTCTGTCGATTGCCCAGCGCCCCCACGGCCTCCTGGCCACAAAGTGGCACCTGAAGCACGTCTCGGTGGCCACCACCGAGGGCTACACCGCCCGACCGGGCGGACACCAGGCCGCGTTCCTCGCCGAGGTCCGGGCCGAAGAGGAAGTCGAACACACCCGGCTCACGCTCGCCGCCTACCACGACTACCAGCAAGGCACCCTCCCCTCCGGCCGAGGCGCACGCGACCTGATCGCCGCCTTCCAAAGCGTCGACCACTCCCTCGCCGGACACGAGCCCGGCCCCGCCACCGTCGCCGACGACCGTCGCGTGGAGAAACTGCTCAAGACCAAGGCGAAGACACTCCACATCGGCGTGGCGAACTACTGCTGGTTCACCGACCCCGCCAAGGCCCTGTGCCTCACTATGGCCGGCACTCCGAACGCCAGCGAGCCTCTTCTCGGCATGTGCGACTCCGCTCGCTGCCCCCAAGCCACCCATCACCCCCAGCACCGGCAAGCATGGGCCGACCACGCCGAGAACACCCGAGCTGTGTTCCTCGGCAACCCCCGGCTGTCCGCGCCGGAGCGTCAACGCGCCCAGCAGACCTACGAGCGATCCATGCGGATCGTGGAATCCATCGACTCCGCCGTGGCCGGTGAGGAGACACCCAGTGCCGAATAA
- the argH gene encoding argininosuccinate lyase — MSSNNGGDVRLWGARFADGPAEALAKLSASVHFDWRLAPYDIAGSKAHARALAKAGLLTADELGRMIAGLDQLAVDVADGSFTGTIADEDVHTALERGLLERLGADLGGKLRAGRSRNDQIATLFRMYLRDHARIIGGLVAELQDALVGLAEAHAEVAMPGRTHLQHAQPVLFAHHVLAHVQALSRDAERLRQWDTRTAVSPYGSGALAGSSLGLDPEQVAADLGFERGSVGNSIDGTASRDFVAEFAFVTAMIGINLSRIAEEIIIWNTKEFSFVTLHDAFSTGSSIMPQKKNPDIAELARGKSGRLIGNLTGLLATLKALPLAYNRDLQEDKEPVFDSCDTLEVLLPAFTGMMATLTVNRERMEELAPAGFSLATDIAEWLVKQGVPFRVAHEVAGGCVKECEALGIELDELTDEQFAKISEHLTPEVRTVLNVKGALASRNGRGGTAPSAVAIQLTELKADLVIQHAWAAHKN, encoded by the coding sequence GTGAGCAGCAACAACGGTGGTGACGTCCGGCTCTGGGGCGCCCGGTTCGCCGACGGTCCCGCCGAGGCCCTCGCGAAGCTCTCCGCGTCGGTCCACTTCGACTGGCGCCTGGCCCCGTACGACATCGCGGGCTCCAAGGCCCACGCCCGCGCGCTCGCCAAGGCGGGCCTGCTCACGGCCGACGAGCTCGGCCGCATGATCGCGGGCCTGGATCAGCTCGCGGTCGACGTGGCGGACGGCTCCTTCACCGGCACCATCGCCGACGAGGACGTCCACACCGCCCTGGAGCGGGGCCTGCTGGAACGGCTCGGCGCCGACCTCGGCGGCAAGCTGCGCGCCGGCCGGTCGCGCAACGACCAGATCGCCACCCTCTTCCGGATGTACCTGCGCGACCACGCCAGGATCATCGGCGGCCTGGTCGCCGAGCTCCAGGACGCGCTGGTCGGCCTGGCCGAGGCGCACGCCGAGGTGGCCATGCCGGGCCGCACCCACCTGCAGCACGCGCAGCCGGTGCTCTTCGCCCACCACGTACTGGCCCACGTGCAGGCCCTGTCCCGGGACGCGGAGCGGCTGCGCCAGTGGGACACCCGGACCGCGGTCTCCCCGTACGGCTCGGGGGCCCTGGCCGGTTCCTCGCTGGGTCTGGACCCGGAGCAGGTCGCCGCCGACCTGGGCTTCGAGCGCGGCTCGGTCGGCAACTCCATCGACGGCACGGCCTCGCGGGACTTCGTCGCCGAGTTCGCCTTCGTCACCGCGATGATCGGGATCAACCTGTCCCGGATCGCGGAGGAGATCATCATCTGGAACACGAAGGAGTTCTCCTTCGTGACCCTGCACGACGCCTTCTCGACCGGGTCGTCGATCATGCCGCAGAAGAAGAACCCGGACATCGCCGAGCTGGCGCGCGGCAAGTCGGGCCGCCTCATCGGCAACCTGACCGGCCTGCTCGCCACCCTGAAGGCGCTGCCGCTGGCCTACAACCGCGACCTCCAGGAGGACAAGGAGCCGGTCTTCGACTCCTGCGACACCCTGGAAGTCCTGCTGCCCGCCTTCACCGGGATGATGGCCACCCTCACGGTCAACCGGGAGCGGATGGAGGAGCTGGCGCCGGCGGGCTTCTCGCTCGCCACCGACATCGCGGAGTGGCTGGTCAAGCAGGGCGTGCCCTTCCGGGTCGCGCACGAGGTGGCCGGCGGGTGCGTCAAGGAGTGCGAGGCGCTCGGGATCGAGCTCGACGAGCTCACGGACGAGCAGTTCGCGAAGATCTCCGAGCACCTGACGCCGGAGGTCCGCACGGTCCTCAACGTGAAGGGCGCGCTGGCCTCCCGCAACGGCCGGGGCGGCACCGCCCCGTCGGCCGTCGCGATCCAGCTCACCGAGCTGAAGGCGGACCTGGTCATCCAGCACGCCTGGGCGGCGCACAAGAACTAG
- a CDS encoding argininosuccinate synthase gives MAERVVLAYSGGLDTSVAIGWIAEETGAEVIAVAVDVGQGGEDLDVIRKRALACGAVEAEVADAKDEFADEYCLPAIKANALYMDRYPLVSALSRPAIVKHLVAAARKHGASVVAHGCTGKGNDQVRFEAGIAALGPDLKCIAPVRDYAMTRDKAIAFAEKADLPIATTKKSPYSIDQNVFGRAVETGFLEDIWNAPIEDIYEYTANPALPREADEVVISFKEGVPVAIDGKPVTVLQAIQQLNARAGAQGVGRIDIVEDRLVGIKSREVYEAPGAIALITAHQELENVTVERELARYKRQVEQRWGEMVYDGLWFSPLKRALDGFVNEANQHVSGDIRMTLHGGRAVVTGRKSDESLYDFNLATYDSGDTFDQSKAQGFIEIFGLSSKIAARRDLA, from the coding sequence GTGGCCGAGCGCGTCGTACTCGCCTATTCAGGCGGTCTGGACACCTCCGTCGCCATCGGCTGGATCGCCGAGGAGACGGGCGCCGAGGTCATCGCCGTCGCGGTGGACGTCGGCCAGGGCGGCGAGGACCTGGACGTCATCCGCAAGCGGGCGCTCGCCTGCGGCGCGGTCGAGGCCGAGGTCGCGGACGCCAAGGACGAGTTCGCCGACGAGTACTGCCTTCCGGCGATCAAGGCGAACGCCCTCTACATGGACCGCTACCCGCTGGTCTCCGCCCTGTCGCGGCCGGCCATCGTCAAGCACCTCGTCGCCGCCGCCCGCAAGCACGGCGCATCGGTCGTCGCCCACGGCTGCACCGGCAAGGGCAACGACCAGGTCCGCTTCGAGGCCGGCATCGCCGCACTCGGCCCCGACCTCAAGTGCATCGCCCCGGTCCGCGACTACGCGATGACCCGCGACAAGGCCATCGCCTTCGCCGAGAAGGCCGACCTGCCGATCGCCACCACCAAGAAGTCCCCGTACTCCATCGACCAGAACGTCTTCGGACGCGCCGTCGAGACGGGGTTCCTGGAGGACATCTGGAACGCGCCGATCGAGGACATCTACGAGTACACCGCGAACCCGGCGCTGCCCCGCGAGGCCGACGAGGTCGTCATCTCCTTCAAGGAGGGCGTCCCGGTTGCCATCGACGGCAAGCCCGTCACCGTGCTCCAGGCCATCCAGCAGCTCAACGCCCGCGCCGGCGCCCAGGGAGTCGGCCGGATCGACATCGTCGAGGACCGCCTCGTCGGCATCAAATCCCGCGAGGTGTACGAGGCTCCCGGCGCGATCGCCCTGATCACCGCCCATCAGGAGCTCGAGAACGTCACCGTCGAGCGCGAGCTGGCCCGCTACAAGCGGCAGGTCGAGCAGCGCTGGGGCGAGATGGTCTACGACGGCCTGTGGTTCTCCCCGCTCAAGCGGGCGCTGGACGGTTTCGTCAACGAGGCCAACCAGCACGTCAGCGGCGACATCCGGATGACCCTCCACGGCGGCCGCGCCGTCGTCACCGGCCGCAAGTCCGACGAGTCGCTGTACGACTTCAACCTCGCGACCTACGACTCGGGCGACACCTTCGACCAGTCGAAGGCCCAGGGATTCATCGAGATCTTCGGCCTGTCCTCGAAGATCGCCGCCCGCCGCGACCTCGCCTGA
- a CDS encoding HEAT repeat domain-containing protein yields MSTGRPHDTQEGHAAADALLRDEAVPRPLLPGAGPDAWLAFEQRIRHAGRMPLLPDPEVRLCHPSGYVREEALGEAALGGAPAPPELIAIRTADWVWPVRERARRLLDRALAADPVGTLTALTPLVLRLGRREQGAWVLKRFETALRTEPGSASVVLAAHTALHDSADPPTRRFAARLTVAAGGTGVRELARRAAGEPDPATARLWTDAALRALATDGPDHEAIDTLLDGHGPMVRAAGVTALRGAGRAGEAGRHLTDRSGLVRACARWLVSQGGGDPSARYLALVTAPGPLSPYAVTGFSECAKRADTPLLRSLLDHPHGAVRAAAVAGLRRLDDATDDTLLLPLLDDPSASVAREAALSLLPVARRLDHGHLSERLGHERPPHVRRSAFRLLRARDGIDGLRAAVTVATDPDPALRTMARAVVVGWNWQATLRLGDADLPELAGLLERSAHLFGDHELGVRRSRLGLTD; encoded by the coding sequence ATGAGCACCGGACGGCCGCACGACACGCAGGAGGGGCACGCGGCGGCGGACGCGCTGCTGCGCGACGAGGCCGTCCCGCGACCGCTGCTCCCCGGGGCCGGGCCCGACGCGTGGCTGGCCTTCGAGCAGCGGATCCGGCACGCGGGCCGGATGCCGCTGCTGCCCGACCCCGAGGTACGGCTCTGCCACCCCTCCGGATACGTCCGCGAGGAAGCGCTCGGCGAGGCGGCCCTCGGCGGGGCTCCGGCGCCGCCGGAGCTCATCGCGATCCGGACCGCCGACTGGGTGTGGCCCGTGCGCGAACGCGCCCGGCGGCTGCTGGACCGGGCGCTGGCCGCCGACCCCGTGGGCACGCTGACCGCGCTGACCCCACTCGTCCTGCGGCTCGGCCGGCGCGAGCAGGGCGCCTGGGTGCTGAAGCGGTTCGAGACCGCGCTGCGCACGGAACCCGGCTCGGCTTCCGTCGTCCTCGCCGCCCACACCGCACTGCACGACAGCGCCGACCCGCCGACCCGCCGGTTCGCCGCACGGCTGACCGTCGCCGCCGGGGGGACCGGCGTACGGGAGCTCGCGCGGCGGGCCGCCGGTGAGCCCGACCCGGCCACGGCGAGGCTGTGGACCGACGCCGCACTGCGGGCGCTGGCCACCGACGGGCCGGACCACGAGGCGATCGACACCCTGCTCGACGGACACGGCCCGATGGTCCGGGCCGCCGGGGTCACCGCCCTGCGCGGCGCCGGGCGGGCCGGGGAGGCCGGGCGGCACCTCACCGACCGCTCCGGACTCGTACGGGCCTGCGCGCGCTGGCTCGTTTCCCAGGGCGGCGGGGACCCGTCCGCTCGCTACCTCGCGCTGGTCACGGCTCCCGGGCCGCTCTCCCCGTACGCGGTGACCGGCTTCTCCGAGTGCGCGAAGCGGGCGGACACCCCGCTGCTGCGCTCCCTGCTCGACCACCCCCACGGCGCGGTGCGGGCCGCCGCCGTGGCCGGGCTGCGCCGACTCGACGACGCCACCGACGACACGCTCCTGCTCCCCCTGCTGGACGACCCGTCGGCATCGGTGGCCCGCGAGGCCGCGCTGAGCCTGCTCCCGGTGGCGCGGCGGCTGGACCACGGCCACCTCAGCGAGCGCCTCGGGCACGAACGGCCCCCGCACGTGCGGCGGTCCGCCTTCCGGCTGCTGCGCGCGCGGGACGGGATCGACGGACTGCGGGCCGCGGTGACCGTGGCGACGGACCCCGACCCGGCGCTGCGCACCATGGCCCGGGCGGTCGTCGTCGGCTGGAACTGGCAGGCCACGCTGCGCCTGGGGGACGCGGACCTGCCCGAACTGGCCGGCCTGCTCGAGCGGTCCGCGCACCTGTTCGGCGACCACGAGCTGGGGGTGCGCCGGTCCCGCCTCGGGCTCACCGACTGA
- a CDS encoding pyridoxamine 5'-phosphate oxidase family protein has product MGKLYERIDGRLRTFIEEQPIFFTATAPLAGDGHVNLSPKGRAGTLVVIDETTLAYLDFGGSGAETIAHVRENGRITLMWCAFSGPPNIVRIHGDGEAVFRDDPRWDGLVELFGEADGPAARAVIVVKATRIADVCGYAIPFMEYQGERTLHAEYFGRKTDEEFNAYCEKKEFIGVSVDGLPALPLPLPPRTV; this is encoded by the coding sequence ATGGGAAAGCTCTACGAACGCATAGACGGCCGACTTCGCACGTTCATCGAGGAGCAGCCGATCTTCTTCACCGCCACCGCCCCGCTGGCCGGTGACGGCCACGTCAACCTCTCCCCCAAGGGCCGCGCCGGGACCCTCGTCGTCATCGACGAAACGACCCTCGCCTATCTGGACTTCGGCGGCAGCGGCGCCGAGACCATCGCCCACGTCCGCGAGAACGGCCGCATCACGCTGATGTGGTGCGCGTTCAGCGGGCCGCCGAACATCGTGCGCATCCACGGGGACGGCGAGGCGGTCTTCCGCGACGACCCGCGCTGGGACGGGCTCGTCGAGCTGTTCGGGGAGGCCGACGGGCCCGCCGCGCGGGCGGTCATCGTCGTCAAGGCCACGCGGATCGCCGACGTGTGCGGCTACGCCATCCCCTTCATGGAGTACCAGGGCGAGCGCACCCTCCACGCGGAGTACTTCGGCCGCAAGACGGACGAGGAGTTCAACGCGTACTGCGAGAAGAAGGAGTTCATCGGGGTGAGCGTCGACGGCCTGCCTGCGCTGCCGCTGCCCCTTCCGCCCCGTACCGTCTGA
- a CDS encoding L,D-transpeptidase family protein has translation MRTAVALASLIVTSLLPQGDPPLPARLADTGGGSQLITAVAPAPGSTTGRLTWWDLRAGRWYEAGGAPARFGANGLTAGGSRVQGTNTTPAGLYALPYAFGIAHAPAGTEYGYRRVTPASWWCQDNASGSYNRWVEPLPADCAPGEAEHLVSYTKQYAHALVIAFNYDRPVRGRGAGIFLHVDGKGATAGCVSVPEGAMRAILRWANPRRHPHIAIGTESGALAVTRY, from the coding sequence CTGCGTACCGCTGTCGCCCTCGCCTCACTGATCGTCACCAGCCTGCTGCCCCAAGGCGATCCGCCGCTGCCCGCCCGTCTCGCCGACACCGGCGGCGGCAGCCAGCTGATCACCGCGGTCGCCCCCGCCCCCGGGTCCACGACGGGCCGCCTGACGTGGTGGGACCTGCGGGCGGGGCGCTGGTACGAGGCCGGCGGCGCGCCCGCCCGCTTCGGCGCGAACGGCCTGACCGCGGGCGGGTCCCGGGTCCAGGGCACGAACACCACGCCGGCGGGCCTGTACGCGCTCCCCTACGCCTTCGGCATCGCGCACGCCCCGGCCGGGACGGAGTACGGCTACCGGCGGGTGACTCCCGCCTCCTGGTGGTGCCAGGACAACGCCTCGGGCAGCTACAACCGCTGGGTGGAGCCGCTGCCCGCGGACTGCGCGCCGGGCGAGGCCGAGCACCTGGTCTCGTACACGAAGCAGTACGCGCACGCGCTGGTCATCGCCTTCAACTACGACCGCCCCGTACGGGGCCGGGGCGCGGGCATCTTCCTGCACGTCGACGGCAAGGGCGCGACGGCCGGCTGCGTCTCGGTCCCCGAGGGGGCCATGCGCGCGATCCTGCGCTGGGCGAACCCGCGCCGCCACCCGCACATCGCGATCGGCACGGAGTCGGGCGCACTGGCGGTCACCCGGTACTGA
- a CDS encoding arginine repressor produces the protein MSQAQEHEQNSQSVPQTRTARHRRIVDILNRQPVRSQSQLAKLLADDGLSVTQATLSRDLDELGAVKIRNTGGELIYAVPSEGGFRTPQAPLGESAKEERMRRLSGELLISAEASANLVVLRTPPGAAQFLASAIDQAELQAILGTIAGDDTLMLISRDPAGGQALADHLLRLAQKES, from the coding sequence ATGAGTCAGGCGCAGGAACACGAGCAGAACAGCCAGTCCGTTCCGCAGACCCGCACCGCCCGCCACCGCCGGATCGTGGACATCCTCAACCGGCAGCCGGTCCGCTCCCAGAGCCAGCTGGCCAAGCTGCTCGCCGACGACGGGCTGAGCGTCACCCAGGCGACGCTCAGCCGCGACCTCGACGAGCTCGGCGCGGTGAAGATCCGCAACACCGGCGGCGAGCTGATCTACGCGGTGCCCAGCGAGGGCGGCTTCCGCACCCCGCAGGCGCCGCTCGGCGAGTCGGCGAAGGAGGAGCGCATGCGGCGCCTCTCCGGCGAACTGCTGATCTCGGCGGAGGCCTCCGCGAACCTCGTGGTCCTGCGCACCCCGCCCGGTGCGGCCCAGTTCCTCGCCTCGGCGATCGACCAGGCCGAGCTCCAGGCGATCCTCGGCACGATCGCGGGCGACGACACCCTGATGCTGATCAGCCGCGACCCCGCGGGCGGCCAGGCCCTGGCCGACCACCTGCTGAGGCTGGCCCAGAAGGAGAGCTGA
- a CDS encoding acetylornithine transaminase — MTGNQATSNQHFAARWQGALTNNYGTPALALVRGEGAQVWDADGKQYTDFVGGIAVNALGHAHPAIVEAVTAQVSTLGHVSNLYASEPVLALGERLLQLFGRTGKIFFCNSGAEAVEAAFKIGRLTGRTHMVATDGGFHGRTMGALALTGQPKKQAPFLPLPGDVTHVPYGDVEALRAAVTEETALVVIEPIQGENGVVVPPAGYLTAAREITRATGTLLVLDEVQTGIGRCGQWFEHQAHESVEPDLVTLAKGLGGGLPIGAVAAFGPVADLLQPGQHGTTFGGNPVACAAGLAVIETIAAEGLLDRVKERGERLRGGIEGSAHPLVSHVRGAGLLLGIVLTEPLAPQVQRAAQDAGFLVNAPAPDVVRLMPPFVLSEAEVDAFLRALPGVLDAAKSAADVDG, encoded by the coding sequence ATGACCGGAAACCAGGCCACCAGCAACCAGCACTTCGCCGCCCGCTGGCAGGGCGCGCTGACCAACAACTACGGCACCCCCGCGCTGGCCCTCGTACGCGGTGAGGGCGCACAGGTCTGGGACGCGGACGGCAAGCAGTACACCGACTTCGTCGGCGGCATCGCGGTCAACGCCCTCGGCCACGCCCACCCGGCGATCGTCGAGGCCGTCACGGCCCAGGTCTCCACCCTCGGCCACGTCTCCAACCTCTACGCCTCCGAGCCGGTCCTCGCGCTCGGCGAACGGCTGCTCCAGCTCTTCGGGCGCACCGGCAAGATTTTCTTCTGCAACTCCGGTGCCGAGGCCGTCGAAGCCGCCTTCAAGATCGGCCGGCTGACCGGGCGGACCCACATGGTCGCCACCGACGGCGGCTTCCACGGCCGCACCATGGGCGCCCTCGCGCTCACCGGCCAGCCCAAGAAGCAAGCCCCCTTCCTGCCCCTGCCCGGAGACGTCACCCACGTCCCGTACGGCGACGTGGAGGCCCTGCGGGCCGCCGTCACCGAAGAGACCGCGCTCGTGGTCATCGAGCCGATCCAGGGCGAGAACGGCGTCGTCGTGCCGCCGGCCGGCTATCTGACGGCCGCCCGCGAGATCACCCGGGCCACCGGCACCCTGCTCGTCCTCGACGAGGTGCAGACCGGCATCGGACGCTGCGGCCAGTGGTTCGAACACCAGGCCCACGAAAGTGTCGAGCCCGATCTCGTCACACTCGCGAAGGGCCTCGGCGGCGGTCTGCCGATCGGCGCCGTGGCCGCCTTCGGCCCCGTGGCCGACCTGCTCCAGCCGGGCCAGCACGGCACCACCTTCGGGGGCAACCCCGTCGCGTGTGCCGCAGGCCTCGCCGTCATCGAGACCATCGCCGCCGAAGGCCTCCTCGACCGGGTCAAGGAGCGGGGCGAGCGGCTGCGCGGCGGAATCGAAGGATCCGCACACCCTCTCGTCTCCCACGTCCGCGGCGCCGGCCTCCTGCTGGGTATCGTGCTGACCGAGCCGCTCGCGCCGCAGGTGCAGCGCGCGGCTCAGGACGCCGGCTTCCTGGTCAACGCGCCCGCCCCCGACGTCGTACGGCTGATGCCGCCGTTCGTACTGTCCGAGGCCGAGGTGGACGCGTTCCTGCGGGCCCTGCCCGGCGTGCTGGACGCGGCGAAGTCCGCCGCGGACGTGGACGGATGA
- the argB gene encoding acetylglutamate kinase, with protein MSTARRHTALPKAEILIEALPWLTRHNGKVVVIKFGGNAMIDEDLKAAFAQDVVFLRQAGLKPVVVHGGGPQINAQLDKQGLVSEFKAGLRVTTPEAMDVVRMVLAGQVQRELVGLLNQHGPLAVGMTGEDAHTITATKHTPEIDGESVDIGRVGEITAIDTGAIEALLADGRIPVISSIARSADDHHVYNVNADTAAAALAAALGAETLMVLTDVEGLYADWPNSDEVISRLTVSQLEKLLPELSSGMVPKMEGCLHAVRNGVTTARVIDGRVQHSILLEIFTDEGIGTMVVPDAQGGEPA; from the coding sequence ATGAGTACCGCACGCAGGCACACCGCGCTGCCCAAGGCCGAGATCCTCATCGAGGCCCTGCCCTGGCTGACCCGCCACAACGGCAAGGTCGTCGTCATCAAGTTCGGCGGGAACGCCATGATCGACGAGGACCTGAAGGCGGCCTTCGCCCAGGACGTCGTCTTCCTGCGCCAGGCCGGCCTCAAGCCCGTCGTCGTGCACGGCGGCGGTCCGCAGATCAACGCCCAGCTGGACAAGCAGGGCCTGGTCAGCGAGTTCAAGGCGGGCCTGCGGGTCACCACGCCGGAGGCGATGGACGTCGTGCGCATGGTGCTGGCCGGGCAGGTCCAGCGCGAGCTGGTCGGGCTGCTCAACCAGCACGGGCCGCTCGCCGTCGGCATGACCGGCGAGGACGCCCACACCATCACCGCCACCAAGCACACCCCCGAGATCGACGGCGAGAGCGTCGACATCGGGCGGGTCGGCGAGATCACCGCCATCGACACGGGCGCGATCGAGGCCCTGCTGGCGGACGGCCGGATCCCGGTCATCTCCTCCATCGCGCGCAGCGCCGACGACCACCACGTCTACAACGTGAACGCCGACACGGCGGCCGCGGCCCTCGCGGCGGCGCTCGGCGCCGAGACGCTGATGGTCCTCACCGACGTGGAGGGGCTGTACGCGGACTGGCCGAACAGCGACGAGGTCATCAGCCGGCTCACCGTCAGCCAGCTGGAGAAGCTGCTGCCCGAGCTGTCCAGCGGCATGGTCCCGAAGATGGAGGGCTGCCTGCACGCCGTCCGCAACGGGGTGACCACCGCCCGAGTGATCGACGGCCGGGTCCAGCACTCGATCCTGCTCGAGATCTTCACCGACGAGGGAATCGGCACGATGGTCGTGCCCGACGCACAGGGAGGGGAACCCGCATGA